One Anthonomus grandis grandis chromosome 13, icAntGran1.3, whole genome shotgun sequence DNA segment encodes these proteins:
- the LOC126743749 gene encoding cuticle protein 8-like, with protein MYKIFLISATLALASAVPVDHQATSYSSFNDNHNSIHHIDSAPSHLNKYVAAPASQYYAAPAVAKVALPVAKFALPAAPVYQAAPKYSYAPAPVSYAAPVAKVAAVPTVTKYSIPVAKYAAYDAHKEEYAPAQYEFAYNIEDVHTGDLHSQQEHRDGDQVVGQYSLHEADGTVRIVKYSDDGHGFNAVVEKQGHPTEAPVAYKKIIAAAPAPAYYHH; from the coding sequence ATCTTTCTTATCAGTGCCACCCTGGCTCTTGCTAGTGCAGTTCCAGTGGACCATCAGGCCACTTCCTATTCATCCTTCAACGACAACCACAACTCCATCCATCACATCGACTCTGCTCCTTCCCACTTAAACAAATATGTTGCTGCACCCGCGTCTCAATATTACGCTGCCCCTGCTGTTGCTAAGGTCGCTTTGCCAGTAGCTAAGTTTGCTCTGCCAGCTGCCCCAGTCTACCAGGCTGCTCCCAAATACTCTTATGCTCCAGCTCCAGTATCTTATGCCGCACCTGTTGCTAAAGTAGCTGCCGTACCAACTGTAACTAAATACTCCATTCCTGTAGCCAAGTATGCTGCCTACGATGCTCATAAGGAAGAATATGCCCCAGCCCAGTACGAGTTTGCTTACAACATTGAAGATGTTCATACCGGTGACCTCCACTCCCAACAGGAGCATCGTGATGGAGACCAAGTTGTTGGACAGTACTCCCTTCACGAAGCTGACGGTACTGTCAGAATTGTCAAGTACTCTGATGATGGACACGGTTTCAATGCTGTAGTTGAAAAACAAGGACACCCAACTGAAGCTCCAGTagcttataagaaaattattgctGCTGCCCCTGCTCCAGCCTATTATCATCATTAA